The following DNA comes from Ammospiza caudacuta isolate bAmmCau1 chromosome 15, bAmmCau1.pri, whole genome shotgun sequence.
CAGTTTCAGCTATTTATCAATTATTGTCCAGCTTTGTGAATTATTTACATTGAAGTGCAGAATTAATGAAGTTAGTTAACTTATGTAATTTTGAATttcttgattttacatttttccttccttttaatCTAACTGCAGTGCTTGGTAGATGGAGAGGTATAAAGTGTGTTACATATTAAGCCCAATTAAAACATGTATGGCATCCTTACTTATACAAAGTACACCGATGTAATTTCATAGTGTTATTATAGTTCCATCTTCTTCTAAGGACTTACGCCCTGGCTCTGGGGCCTCATACTCCATGCTAATGCTGCCTGTCGAGTGATTCAAGTTCATCTCACTGGAAGGAAGGAATCCATTTTGTGTGGACTCGTGGAGGAGTTCAATTTGCGATAAGGATTCTATGCTTTCGCTGGCAGGCGTAGCTTTTGGGATCTGCTGTGGCTCGCCACTGTCTTCAATAATAATGTCCTCCTCATCGCTCTCCTCTTCTCCTTGCAGCAGACTGCCCAGGATGTTTGgagtgctgctggggaggctggaCTCGGTGGACTGGCCGGAGCTGCCCGAAGTCCGACTGTTCCTCACGACGTTGTTCCTCTGGTTGGCGGGTCTGACCGTGATGATCAGGTTGCGGCTGTTGGCAATCATCATGTCTGTAACTTGATCGAGGCTTTTCCCCGACACCTCTATGCCGTTCACCTCCAGCACCTCGTCATTGACAGCCAGCAGGCCCGTGCTCTGCGCCAGCCCCCCGGGCACCAGCCTGGATATGAAAATGCCGGGCACCTTCTCCAGCCCGTGCGGGGTGACCCTGACGCTGGAGCCGTCGCGGATGTAGAAGCCCAGCGGTTTGTCGGTGCCGTACTTGTAGAGCCGCACCCTGCGGTGGGTCTCGGGCAGGATATCCACGTCTATGATGGAGGACACGGGCCTGAAGTCCTGGGGCATGCTAATCACAATGTGGGGCTTCTTCTTGTGGTTGTCTGGACGTAGCACGTTGGATAAGACGTTCTTCTTCCTCGTCATGGTATCCGTCCCAAAGGCACTGTAGTCGGCATCCTCTGTAAGACAGAGCACACGGGGATTAGAGCCTGCAGACAGCCAGGTCACACTGCTCCCATGTTAGCTCAGCACAGGCAGACAGCTCATCTACAAGGTGTCAGCCTTACTATCGTAGAAGAATTCCTCTCAGCTCAGGAAACAAAAGCTTTAATGTTATGAAACACAAAGTTTGGAACACTTTTGGTTTTCTACTACTGAAGGAAAGTGTGTgcacaaaagaaattaaaaccagtTAGCAGCAGCAGACACAAAGAACTACAGCTGCCTGAGAAAGGGTAGAATGGAAAGAGTGAGTACATTCctagaaacattttaattttattcagaGTAATTCCACTTGCTAGTTTTCTCTCCTCAGGTTTCAGATcattggaaaagaaagaatgaaaaagggAAAGCAGCCAGCGTGCCTATTATTGCCTAGTTACTGGGAGCCAGCCAAGTGACCTGGATTCAAACTCCAGAAAGCTTATTCCATTCTGCACTCTTCCCTGCCCCCACGCCATGTAGGTAAAATGGCTGTGGAGCAGAAACAAAGAGACCTCGCACACAAATACTTCAAGCAAAACTGTTCATGCAAGCAATGCTGTAACTGCCACAGCTTGACACAGGAATAGGCAAATGGCTtagagcttaaaaaaaatccaaaagaaaacaTATTAGTCCCACAACTACTTGTAAGGGACAAGAAAACGTGTTCTGCAGAAGCAATACTGATTTCTGAAATGCTTATTTACCAAAggttccatttttctttttaatatgcAATAAGTCACCAAAAAGAATCAACCTAAGTACATTCCGATCTGGACTTCCTCTGATTTATGCTCGTAAATTGAGTGTAATCACTCAGACTACACACATCTTTGTTCTGCAGGGGAAAAGCCCCAATAATCATGCAGAACTGGACTGCACTAACCCCAGGACCCGGAGAAGTTGGGATTTCATTGTATTATCCCATTCAGATGTCATTGGTACAGCCAAGAAAGTGGAAGAATGGTTATACATTCAGTCTGTGGACTGGCTGACTGTGGCAATGCTGCCCTGGTGGCATTTCAGGACAGCTGCCAACTGCTGAGGAAATCAATGAGTGCATTTGCTTCTGAGGCTGGGATATACAGACATGAACCAGCTCCATTTGGACTCCTCAGATGGTCAAAATAGACCAGAGAAAGTACACCTAGAGCAACAGGCTAACACTACTGCAGCATGTAACACCaactcctcccttcccttcccagcctttggGGCTGCTGAAAACAAGAACAGTGCTTTGGCTGCTCTAGGAAGGCAGTCTTGGACCTGGTACTCTAAAAGATaaaggacaagaagaaaagaaacaaatttaaattagcccacaaaaaaaaaacctcaaaggGATTTACTGTCAACTCCTGGCTTGTGTGTACACAATAGTTCATCAACATGTTTTAGAAAAATGTGTCCTGATGATGGCCtcatttacatttcttttttatttcccttgtttaaaaaaaaataattacaccATAAGGAAGGCAAAGCTCTTGCTTAGCTGTTTGCTAAACACAGAGCATCTTTTGCACTGATGTTTATAGATAAAGTTGTTCAACAATTTAACTCACACAATCAGGAGTTATTTTTGAAGATACCTAATTCACACAGCTCTACTATAGCCTGAAGGCACTTCTGTAGCAATCTCAGCTACTTTGTAATTCAAGGTTTAATTAATATAACATTAGATCTTAACATCAAGCACAAAGGCTTTAGAAACAGCCTAAAATCTGATAGTCACATGTCTAAGGGTGTTAGGTCAGCTGTGGTGAAGAGCTGGTGCATTAAAAAACAATTCAATCTCTCCAGGCAAAGCATTTTAACAGGTGAGCAGCGTCTGCAGTGAAACACCTACAGAAATGCAAACTCAGCCTTTTCCCTTTAGAAGGCCCTTTGGAATGTCTGACTATGATCAGCTGGTTACACCCTGCACTCCCATCCACTGCTGACAACATACTGCCTTTTCAGACAACATGGAACAATTCTTTTTATGTTCGCTAAAAAATGATGATCAAAGGGAAAAGTGAGAGAGGTTTTGCCCTTATCTCCCCTGACAACCCATCCAACCAGTTCCCAGTTAGGCATCTGGTGTTTCACTGAAAGGATTTTTGCAATTCAATGAGGTGCAataacttctctttttttttatttagaactACAATTGTTTACAAAACAAGCTGGAAAGGACAATTGTGAAATTCGATCCGAGACAGGTCTTACTTTAAATACCAGGTACCACTTGCACTCACTCGTGCTAAGTGCAGGTTGCTGATGGCAGCTCCAGGACACAGGGCCCAGCACACTGGTGCCCCTGAAGCACtcggctcctgctgctcttagTACAGCTGCTGGTTTAGAAAAAGGCACGAGAAAACAGGACAGCAAAGCTCTGTCAGGACTGATTCTGCCACGAGTGCTCTCCCATGTCACTGCAACATTGAAAGGTGTGCAATTGATGGGGTTTTCTCCTTAATATCAAAGTGCACAAAGTCAGAGAATCAGACAGACTCTGTGGTATTTCACCTATTCTATCATATCAAATATGTAAAGCATTCAATGATCCCAGCTTGCCACAGTGGCTAGAAGGCTTCACCTTCATGGCAGGACACACACCCTGCAGGAAGTCTGGCATGAGCAGATATACAAACAAATTTATTACATTCAAGTAGGTCTATCATGTCCTGTAAATGATCAAAGACAGTTTGTGCTCTTTACTCAAGTTGGATTTAGAACTGTTCCCAACTTCCTTCACAGAAACCACCTCCCAGCCTGCCTTCCACAACTATCAGCTGGTAACTTCTGTCCAAATCAAATTTTTCCAGTTAGCAGAGAAGCACAAAGATCAGCTGCAACAGGACTGGCTTTGAAAGAAATATTATGTAAATCTCTGTATGCAAATAACAGATTCCAAAGgactttttaaacaaaaacttAGAGTAGAAAAACATTTCTTAGAAAAGAATGGAACTTTAAAAAGTCCTTTCAGAAGACAAATCAGAAGTCTTAAATTGAgctggtggttttgtttttagtaACTTTCTTAAGTTACAGGACACATGGCT
Coding sequences within:
- the PARD6B gene encoding partitioning defective 6 homolog beta, producing MNRAQRGAAGSRGLGTMEVKSKFGAEFRRFSLERSKPGKFEEFYGLLQHVHKIPNVDVLVGYTDIHGDLLPINNDDNYHKAVSTANPLLRIFIQRKEDADYSAFGTDTMTRKKNVLSNVLRPDNHKKKPHIVISMPQDFRPVSSIIDVDILPETHRRVRLYKYGTDKPLGFYIRDGSSVRVTPHGLEKVPGIFISRLVPGGLAQSTGLLAVNDEVLEVNGIEVSGKSLDQVTDMMIANSRNLIITVRPANQRNNVVRNSRTSGSSGQSTESSLPSSTPNILGSLLQGEEESDEEDIIIEDSGEPQQIPKATPASESIESLSQIELLHESTQNGFLPSSEMNLNHSTGSISMEYEAPEPGRKSLEEDGTIITL